A region from the Patescibacteria group bacterium genome encodes:
- a CDS encoding ATP-dependent DNA ligase: MTFSELSKYFQQIESTPKRLEMTAILASLVKDLSPDEVDVAMYLSLGYLTPPFRSTQFSVAQKLMLRAISLAFNIFPPRKTRLEYETPPTHGRGNLSEEVSSKSCYKPFVDVVDYANKVGDLGIVAQSLSKVHDSSLLVSPVYEKLKEIALENGEGSQERKLTKIASLLNQLDPISNKFVVRIILGTMRLGFSDITVIEALSWYLAGDKSLKAKIESRYRIHPDIGFLAKVIKENGIAGLKKVDLEVGVPVLVAKCARVATAEEAMDKIGEQAVAEDKYDGTRVQIHLNSGRVWTFTRNLEESTYQFPDLVEAVLANVKAENAILDAEAIGYNVKTGDFIPFQQTIKRKRKHQVAQNALDIPLTLRVFDLLYLNGESLIDKPLHERWEILRSILSPTEKIQLANRANISNSNQLLKVFENAVSRGLEGVVIKNPNAKYAVGNRGFAWIKFKREETGGLEDTIDAVVLGYYFGAGKRTVFGIGAFLIGVYDSSTDSFKTVSKIGTGLTDEQWVELKEKCDAIKVAEVPKNVAIPKELFCDVFVAPKMVVVVRADNITVSPLHTAGYAMRFPRLIEYREDKSPLDATSLKELADIYKLQKKT; this comes from the coding sequence ATGACATTTAGCGAACTCTCCAAATATTTTCAACAAATTGAATCCACGCCCAAACGCTTGGAAATGACTGCAATTCTGGCGAGTCTCGTCAAAGACTTATCACCCGACGAGGTAGATGTTGCAATGTACCTCTCTTTAGGCTACTTAACCCCGCCCTTTAGATCCACGCAATTTAGCGTAGCACAAAAATTAATGTTGCGGGCAATTTCGTTAGCGTTTAATATATTCCCCCCGCGTAAAACGCGGTTGGAATATGAAACGCCCCCGACACACGGTCGGGGAAATTTATCGGAAGAGGTATCCTCTAAATCTTGTTATAAACCATTTGTTGATGTTGTTGATTATGCCAACAAGGTTGGGGATTTAGGAATTGTTGCACAGAGTCTTTCCAAAGTGCACGACTCCTCACTTTTAGTATCTCCAGTTTACGAGAAGTTAAAAGAAATAGCTCTTGAGAATGGGGAAGGATCACAGGAAAGAAAGCTGACCAAAATTGCCAGTCTTTTAAATCAATTGGACCCCATATCAAACAAATTTGTGGTACGGATAATTTTGGGAACCATGCGTTTGGGGTTTTCGGATATTACGGTGATTGAGGCGCTTTCGTGGTATTTAGCAGGGGATAAAAGCCTTAAAGCAAAAATAGAATCTCGCTACCGAATTCATCCGGATATTGGTTTTTTGGCAAAAGTTATTAAAGAAAATGGAATTGCAGGACTTAAAAAAGTGGATTTGGAAGTTGGCGTGCCAGTTCTGGTGGCAAAATGCGCCCGAGTGGCCACAGCCGAGGAAGCCATGGATAAAATTGGAGAACAGGCTGTTGCGGAGGATAAATATGATGGAACAAGGGTGCAAATTCACCTTAATTCCGGAAGAGTCTGGACTTTCACTCGTAATTTGGAGGAGTCAACTTACCAATTTCCCGATCTGGTAGAGGCAGTTTTAGCTAATGTTAAAGCAGAAAATGCTATTTTGGATGCCGAGGCAATTGGGTACAATGTCAAAACTGGCGATTTTATTCCCTTTCAACAAACTATCAAACGCAAGCGCAAGCACCAGGTGGCGCAAAACGCCTTGGATATTCCTTTAACTTTGCGGGTTTTTGATCTTTTGTATTTAAATGGCGAAAGCCTCATTGATAAACCCCTACATGAAAGATGGGAAATTTTAAGAAGCATTCTTTCCCCAACGGAAAAAATTCAACTAGCCAATCGAGCCAATATATCTAATTCCAACCAGTTGCTCAAAGTTTTTGAAAACGCTGTGTCTCGTGGGCTAGAGGGGGTCGTAATAAAGAACCCTAATGCTAAATATGCGGTAGGGAACAGGGGGTTTGCTTGGATTAAATTTAAAAGAGAAGAAACCGGGGGGTTGGAAGATACCATAGACGCCGTGGTTTTGGGGTACTATTTTGGCGCCGGCAAAAGAACCGTGTTTGGCATTGGGGCGTTTTTAATTGGGGTTTATGATAGTAGTACCGACAGCTTTAAAACAGTCTCTAAAATTGGAACCGGTTTAACTGATGAGCAATGGGTGGAACTAAAGGAAAAATGCGATGCCATAAAAGTGGCGGAGGTTCCCAAAAATGTGGCTATTCCCAAAGAGCTATTTTGCGATGTCTTTGTCGCGCCTAAAATGGTAGTAGTGGTGCGGGCGGACAATATCACCGTTTCACCCTTGCACACTGCAGGTTACGCTATGAGGTTTCCAAGGCTTATAGAGTATCGGGAAGATAAATCACCGCTTGATGCCACAAGTTTAAAAGAGCTTGCAGATATCTACAAATTACAAAAAAAGACCTAA
- a CDS encoding Fic family protein: protein MSYQPQFTITSSILKSVSAVENAKAIIETSPLLPLYERQFKNDAFVRMAHFGTAVEGNKLNLGNVRKIIDGKGEEVIGRERDIQEVINYRKVIAFIDSYRDQSITSRTVKHINHISTEKVVGDVYRGSYRHNQNYFMNLVTQETIFTPPPADEVVAHMEQFIEYINGDEAKTLHPAIKASIVHERIVSIHPFVDGNGRTARACATLSLYLEGYDIKKFFSLEEYYDRDVLAYYKAISDGHTNLTVWIEYFCEGLAIELTQIKERVLKMSRDAKLKNTVGQVYLSEREEKIIDWLTNYGRLTNKDFEKLFPNISEDTVLRDLKDLIKHKIVAKRGSTKSSTYELKR from the coding sequence ATGAGTTACCAACCCCAATTTACCATCACTTCAAGCATTTTAAAAAGCGTTTCTGCTGTGGAAAACGCCAAGGCGATTATTGAGACTTCTCCCCTACTCCCACTATACGAGCGCCAATTTAAAAATGACGCTTTTGTTCGTATGGCTCACTTTGGAACCGCTGTAGAAGGCAACAAATTAAATTTGGGAAATGTCCGCAAGATTATTGACGGCAAAGGCGAAGAGGTCATAGGTCGCGAAAGAGACATTCAAGAAGTCATTAACTACCGCAAAGTGATTGCTTTTATTGACTCCTACAGAGATCAGAGCATCACCTCCAGGACGGTAAAACACATCAATCACATCTCAACCGAAAAAGTAGTCGGGGATGTTTACCGCGGAAGTTACCGCCATAACCAAAACTACTTCATGAACCTTGTCACCCAAGAAACTATTTTTACCCCACCGCCAGCGGATGAGGTGGTTGCCCACATGGAACAATTTATTGAGTACATAAACGGGGATGAGGCAAAAACTCTGCATCCAGCAATTAAAGCCTCGATAGTCCACGAGAGAATTGTTTCGATTCACCCCTTTGTTGACGGCAACGGCAGAACTGCTCGCGCTTGCGCCACTTTGAGCTTATACCTTGAGGGCTACGACATTAAAAAATTCTTTTCGCTGGAGGAATATTACGACCGAGATGTTTTAGCTTATTACAAAGCGATTAGTGATGGTCACACCAATTTAACAGTCTGGATTGAGTACTTCTGCGAGGGTCTTGCCATAGAATTAACACAGATTAAAGAGCGGGTTTTAAAAATGTCTCGCGATGCCAAACTTAAAAATACCGTTGGTCAAGTTTACCTATCAGAGAGGGAAGAGAAAATCATTGATTGGTTAACTAATTACGGAAGACTTACAAATAAAGATTTTGAAAAACTGTTTCCCAATATTTCCGAAGATACAGTGTTACGGGATTTAAAGGACTTGATAAAACACAAAATAGTCGCCAAACGCGGTTCTACTAAGAGTTCGACTTATGAACTTAAGAGATAG
- the lepA gene encoding translation elongation factor 4 — MTSQDILNIRNFSIIAHIDHGKSTLADRMLECTHTVSKRLMVNQFLDSMELERERGITIKLKAVKMTYVSNDISYILNLIDTPGHVDFSYEVSRSLVACEGAILLVDATQGVQAQTVAVVDKAFSYGLKVIPVVNKIDLPYAMVEQTALDIVKTFGFKQNEILFSSGKSGEGIDKILQKIVEVIPPPQGDLKKPFRALIFDSSFDEHLGVLASVRVVDGSLAVNEKIKFFKTNQSSSALKVGVMAPNFCDYSPLSAGEVGILATGLKDIKQVRVGDTVSKQGISTEPLLGYNEPKPVVFLGLYPLNSSRFLDLRKALERLSLNDASLSYEPESGGALGHGFKCGFLGLLHAEIIQERIEREFNLEVVSTTPTVAYKVSLTDGVAIFCSSASFFPDPSKIDFIEEPVCELTIYVPSQYMGKVIDLCSQKRATILENNFVGNVELQRVKLKFIMPLAEMITDFYDRLKSISSGYASLDYEIVGYAKVDAVKLSILVAETAVDALSRIAYRGKALDLGRQIITALKETLPKEQFPVALQAAIGGAIIARETIPAMRKTVTQKLYGGDVTRKNKLLDRQKEGKARLKQMGLGRVQITKKAFWKVVKIG; from the coding sequence ATGACATCCCAAGATATTTTAAATATTAGAAATTTTTCTATTATTGCCCATATTGATCACGGTAAATCCACCCTTGCCGATAGAATGTTGGAATGTACCCATACAGTCTCCAAGCGTCTTATGGTAAATCAATTTTTAGATTCTATGGAATTAGAGCGTGAGCGGGGGATTACGATAAAACTCAAAGCCGTCAAGATGACTTATGTCTCAAATGATATTTCTTACATTTTAAATCTCATCGATACCCCCGGCCATGTGGATTTTTCCTACGAAGTTTCTCGCTCTCTTGTAGCTTGCGAGGGGGCAATTTTGTTGGTGGACGCAACGCAAGGAGTCCAAGCGCAAACAGTGGCAGTGGTAGATAAAGCCTTCTCTTATGGTCTTAAAGTAATTCCAGTAGTTAATAAAATTGATCTGCCCTATGCTATGGTGGAACAAACTGCCTTGGATATTGTAAAAACTTTTGGGTTTAAACAAAACGAAATTCTATTTTCGTCAGGAAAGTCGGGGGAGGGGATAGATAAAATTTTGCAAAAAATTGTAGAAGTAATCCCCCCACCGCAGGGAGATCTAAAAAAACCCTTTAGGGCTTTAATTTTTGATTCCTCTTTTGATGAGCATTTGGGAGTTTTGGCGAGTGTGCGGGTAGTTGATGGAAGCCTTGCTGTTAACGAGAAAATAAAGTTTTTTAAAACTAATCAAAGCTCCTCCGCTCTAAAAGTTGGTGTGATGGCTCCTAATTTTTGTGATTATTCGCCACTTTCTGCTGGAGAGGTTGGGATCCTCGCGACCGGTTTAAAAGATATTAAACAAGTCAGGGTAGGAGATACAGTCTCTAAGCAAGGTATAAGCACAGAGCCATTGCTGGGGTATAACGAACCAAAACCAGTGGTTTTTCTGGGTCTTTATCCCTTAAATTCCTCGCGATTTTTGGACTTGCGCAAAGCATTAGAACGATTAAGTTTAAACGATGCTTCCTTGTCTTACGAACCCGAGTCGGGCGGAGCTTTGGGGCACGGTTTTAAGTGTGGCTTTTTGGGACTACTGCATGCAGAAATTATTCAAGAGAGAATTGAGCGGGAGTTTAATTTAGAAGTTGTCTCTACCACCCCAACGGTGGCTTATAAAGTTTCGTTGACCGATGGGGTAGCGATTTTTTGCTCTTCAGCGTCGTTTTTCCCCGACCCTTCTAAAATTGACTTTATCGAAGAACCGGTTTGTGAACTTACCATTTATGTTCCATCCCAATATATGGGCAAGGTCATAGATCTTTGTTCGCAAAAGCGAGCAACTATTTTAGAAAACAATTTTGTGGGAAATGTAGAATTGCAAAGAGTAAAGCTAAAATTTATCATGCCTCTTGCCGAAATGATTACCGACTTTTATGATCGGCTTAAATCCATTTCATCGGGTTATGCCTCGTTAGATTATGAGATTGTAGGATACGCTAAAGTTGATGCGGTAAAACTTTCTATTTTGGTTGCCGAAACAGCGGTAGATGCCTTGTCTCGAATAGCTTATCGGGGAAAAGCTTTAGATTTGGGAAGACAGATAATTACGGCTTTAAAAGAGACTTTGCCAAAAGAGCAGTTTCCTGTGGCTTTGCAAGCTGCAATTGGGGGGGCAATTATTGCCCGTGAAACCATCCCTGCCATGCGTAAGACCGTGACCCAGAAACTGTATGGTGGAGATGTTACCCGAAAAAATAAGTTGTTGGATCGGCAAAAAGAAGGCAAAGCCAGACTAAAACAAATGGGTCTCGGGCGGGTCCAAATCACCAAAAAGGCGTTTTGGAAAGTGGTTAAGATTGGTTAA
- the pilO gene encoding type 4a pilus biogenesis protein PilO, giving the protein MNLLQYQKRVGIRHTLEKKAYSFALASVIALILFGGFAIRPSVLELIKLTNQLDKYTTLNSLLSEKLTNITTAKANYSKIETYLNTINSTVTRGRGDSEFVREVYTLATVNKVTVTKINFIAYNENANDTELKTLTVEMAVSGDFDSVLNFLKSLQGIKRIIEIESATVSKLRRESTISVRGKVFYFEETL; this is encoded by the coding sequence ATGAATTTATTGCAGTATCAAAAAAGAGTTGGGATTCGTCACACCTTAGAAAAAAAGGCCTATTCGTTTGCCTTAGCCAGTGTTATCGCTCTAATTCTATTTGGGGGATTTGCCATAAGACCTTCTGTTCTTGAGCTAATAAAGCTTACGAACCAACTTGACAAGTATACCACCCTAAACAGTTTGCTTAGCGAAAAATTGACCAACATCACCACAGCTAAAGCAAATTATAGTAAAATAGAAACTTACTTAAACACAATAAATAGTACTGTTACCCGTGGTCGGGGCGACTCGGAGTTTGTAAGAGAAGTGTATACTCTTGCCACGGTAAACAAAGTTACCGTTACCAAGATTAATTTTATCGCTTACAATGAAAACGCCAATGATACTGAACTTAAAACACTTACTGTAGAAATGGCGGTAAGCGGAGACTTTGATTCGGTTTTAAACTTTCTAAAAAGCCTTCAGGGGATCAAAAGAATTATCGAAATTGAATCGGCAACAGTTTCTAAACTGCGCCGAGAAAGCACAATTTCTGTAAGAGGCAAGGTGTTTTATTTTGAAGAAACTCTATGA